The uncultured Roseibium sp. genome contains a region encoding:
- a CDS encoding FMN-binding glutamate synthase family protein — MSIFGTITMAGIDYLSSLFVFMVGVFALAMAILFVVDSIQTKDAIRRNYPVIGRFRYIFSTLGEFFRQYFFAHDREEMPFNRAQREWVYRSAKGEDNTVPFGSTQNLTPVGTPIFVNCPFPTLEQDAVEAGSVVIGPYARKPYEPASIMNISGMSYGALSTPAVRALSKGAALAGCWLNTGEGGLAPAHLEGGCDIVFQIGTAKFGVRHEDGRLNIEKLRELAEIPQVRMFEVKMSQGAKPGKGGILPAVKVTKEIAAIRGIPVGQAAISPNRHPEIDSEADLLDFVNSVRTITGKPVGFKAVVGAYGWLERMCEEVNRRGIETAPDFVTVDSGDGGTGAAPMPLMDNVGLPISESLPMVVDILARHGLRERIKVIASGKLITPAEVAWAYCVGTDFVVSARGFMFALGCIQAMKCNRNTCPTGITTHDRRLQKGLNPEDKAVRVKNFVDKMRYGVGVIAHSCGVRHPRELKRFHVRIVRQDGRSLPLNELYPPQEPAVRTGSAS; from the coding sequence ATGAGCATTTTCGGCACGATCACGATGGCCGGTATCGATTACCTGTCGTCCCTGTTTGTCTTCATGGTCGGCGTCTTCGCCCTTGCGATGGCGATCCTTTTTGTCGTCGATAGTATCCAGACAAAGGATGCCATCCGGCGCAACTACCCGGTCATTGGCCGGTTCCGGTACATTTTCTCGACGCTCGGAGAATTCTTTCGTCAGTATTTCTTTGCCCATGACCGTGAGGAGATGCCTTTCAACCGGGCGCAACGGGAATGGGTCTACCGGTCCGCGAAGGGGGAAGACAATACGGTCCCCTTTGGCTCGACGCAGAACCTGACCCCTGTCGGCACGCCCATCTTCGTCAATTGTCCGTTCCCGACGCTGGAACAGGATGCCGTTGAGGCCGGGTCGGTGGTTATCGGCCCCTATGCGCGCAAGCCTTATGAGCCGGCCTCGATCATGAACATATCGGGAATGAGCTATGGCGCCCTTTCGACGCCGGCGGTTCGAGCCCTTTCCAAGGGGGCCGCACTTGCGGGCTGCTGGCTCAATACGGGCGAGGGAGGCCTGGCTCCCGCCCATCTGGAAGGGGGATGCGACATCGTCTTCCAGATCGGCACCGCCAAATTCGGTGTCCGTCATGAAGACGGACGGCTCAACATCGAAAAGCTGCGGGAATTGGCGGAAATCCCGCAGGTGCGCATGTTCGAAGTTAAAATGAGCCAGGGTGCCAAACCCGGCAAGGGCGGCATCCTCCCTGCCGTGAAGGTCACGAAGGAAATCGCCGCCATTCGGGGCATCCCCGTCGGGCAGGCGGCCATCTCCCCGAACCGGCACCCGGAGATCGATTCAGAGGCTGATTTGCTCGACTTCGTCAATTCTGTCCGGACAATCACCGGCAAACCGGTTGGCTTCAAGGCTGTTGTGGGAGCTTACGGTTGGCTGGAGCGGATGTGCGAGGAGGTCAATCGTCGTGGTATCGAGACGGCACCTGACTTCGTCACCGTCGACAGCGGTGACGGCGGCACAGGAGCGGCACCTATGCCGCTTATGGACAATGTCGGTCTGCCGATCAGCGAGTCGCTGCCCATGGTGGTCGATATCCTGGCGCGTCATGGCCTGCGGGAGAGGATAAAGGTCATTGCTTCAGGCAAGCTGATCACGCCGGCGGAAGTCGCCTGGGCCTACTGTGTCGGTACGGATTTTGTCGTCTCCGCCCGCGGCTTCATGTTCGCGCTCGGCTGTATTCAGGCGATGAAGTGCAACCGCAACACCTGCCCGACCGGCATTACCACCCACGATCGCCGGCTGCAAAAAGGATTGAACCCCGAAGATAAGGCGGTGCGCGTGAAGAACTTCGTCGACAAAATGCGCTATGGCGTCGGCGTTATCGCTCATTCCTGCGGTGTCCGGCACCCGCGGGAGCTGAAGCGCTTTCATGTCAGGATCGTGCGCCAGGATGGCCGGTCCCTGCCATTGAATGAGCTCTACCCGCCACAGGAGCCGGCCGTTCGTACCGGTTCGGCCAGCTAG
- a CDS encoding DMT family transporter, whose amino-acid sequence MDFRDNGRAIAAMTLSTAGFILNDSLVKLSADDLPFGQILIVRGGFSIILMLAAFIATGGHRHIRSLLHPAVAIRTLAETMATLFYLTALFHMPIGNSTAILQAMPLLVTAGAAIFLKAPVGWRRWTAIGIGFIGVLLIVKPGLAGFNIWSLSALAGVICMALRDLATQRVPWEASTFGVALASIIAVTILGIGFNVDEGWHPMEPKVYVYLAGAAALIVVGYVTLIMAMRIGEISVVAPFRYAAVLWALLLGYLIWGDLPDLLTVIGILIIISTGIYTFVREQRLSRMPVTRN is encoded by the coding sequence TTGGACTTTCGCGACAATGGCCGCGCGATTGCAGCAATGACGCTGTCTACGGCTGGATTCATTTTGAACGACTCGCTGGTCAAGCTGTCCGCGGATGATCTTCCGTTCGGCCAGATCCTGATCGTGCGGGGCGGTTTCAGCATCATCCTGATGCTCGCGGCGTTCATTGCGACCGGCGGTCACCGGCATATCCGCAGTCTGCTTCACCCGGCCGTCGCCATCCGGACCCTTGCCGAAACCATGGCAACGTTGTTTTACCTGACGGCCCTGTTCCACATGCCTATCGGCAACTCGACGGCGATCCTTCAGGCCATGCCGCTGCTGGTCACGGCCGGTGCGGCGATTTTCCTCAAGGCGCCGGTCGGCTGGCGCCGCTGGACGGCGATCGGCATCGGCTTCATCGGCGTGCTGTTGATCGTCAAGCCCGGACTGGCCGGGTTCAACATATGGTCCCTGAGCGCACTCGCCGGCGTCATCTGCATGGCGCTGCGGGATCTCGCAACCCAGCGGGTACCCTGGGAGGCGTCGACGTTTGGCGTCGCCCTGGCCTCGATAATCGCGGTGACGATCCTCGGCATCGGTTTCAATGTCGACGAAGGCTGGCATCCGATGGAGCCGAAGGTCTACGTTTACCTGGCCGGCGCGGCGGCGCTGATCGTGGTCGGCTATGTAACGCTGATCATGGCGATGCGCATCGGCGAGATATCCGTCGTCGCGCCGTTTCGCTATGCGGCGGTCCTGTGGGCGCTGCTTCTGGGTTACCTGATCTGGGGTGATCTGCCCGACCTTCTGACGGTGATCGGGATCCTGATCATCATTTCGACGGGCATCTATACGTTCGTCCGGGAACAGCGGTTGAGCCGCATGCCTGTGACGCGCAACTGA
- a CDS encoding multidrug effflux MFS transporter, which yields MWILIAISTISPLSMNIYLPSMAGMVTAFETTTGMVQLTMSLFLVSIAVSTILLGPLSDRFGRRPVVLWGLSLYVVSSLLCLLAPTIEALIAARILQALGGCTGIVLSRAIVRDLYERDKAASMIGYVTMGLAIGPMLAPVIGGLLDQFYGWRGGFYTMPILGIAVLLAAWFNLHETNFKRSSGGGLGVLWQNMCTVMREPLFWAFSMVVGFTSSVYFAFLGGAPFVAGNILGMAPGEMGFFFMFIAGGYIIGNFVSGRIAERVGILPMIVFGSILPTLAVAVVAGVLILDIGHPLALFVPMFFVGLGNGICLPSAVAGAVSAKAELAGAASGLAGSIQIGSGAVASAVVAWMLSDTMWPTTAWPMVGTMIVCVIATLVSVVAVKAFDSGTESV from the coding sequence TTGTGGATTCTGATTGCCATTTCCACGATCAGCCCCCTGTCCATGAACATTTACCTGCCGTCCATGGCGGGTATGGTGACTGCCTTCGAAACCACCACCGGTATGGTTCAGCTCACCATGTCGCTGTTTCTGGTGTCGATCGCCGTGTCGACGATCCTGCTCGGGCCGCTGTCCGACCGCTTCGGACGCCGCCCGGTGGTTCTGTGGGGCCTGTCACTTTATGTCGTCTCCAGCCTCCTGTGCCTGTTGGCGCCGACCATCGAGGCGCTGATTGCCGCCCGTATCCTGCAGGCGCTTGGAGGCTGTACCGGCATCGTTTTGAGTCGCGCGATCGTGCGCGACCTTTACGAGCGCGACAAGGCGGCGAGCATGATCGGCTATGTCACCATGGGCCTGGCGATCGGACCGATGCTGGCCCCTGTCATCGGCGGTCTGCTGGACCAGTTCTACGGCTGGCGCGGCGGTTTCTACACCATGCCGATTCTCGGCATCGCCGTACTCTTGGCCGCCTGGTTCAATCTGCATGAAACCAATTTCAAGCGTTCCTCGGGCGGCGGGCTCGGTGTCTTGTGGCAAAACATGTGCACCGTGATGCGCGAGCCGCTGTTCTGGGCCTTTTCCATGGTCGTCGGCTTCACCTCCAGCGTCTATTTCGCCTTCCTCGGCGGCGCGCCCTTCGTCGCCGGCAACATTCTCGGTATGGCGCCCGGCGAAATGGGCTTCTTTTTCATGTTCATTGCCGGGGGCTATATCATCGGTAACTTCGTATCCGGACGGATCGCGGAACGGGTCGGCATCCTGCCGATGATCGTTTTCGGTTCCATCCTGCCGACCCTTGCGGTCGCCGTGGTGGCCGGGGTCCTGATCCTGGATATCGGCCATCCCCTTGCGCTGTTCGTGCCGATGTTCTTCGTCGGGCTCGGCAACGGCATCTGTCTTCCGAGCGCCGTCGCAGGCGCCGTCAGTGCGAAGGCGGAACTGGCCGGTGCGGCATCGGGCCTTGCCGGGTCGATACAGATCGGCTCCGGCGCCGTCGCGAGTGCGGTGGTCGCCTGGATGCTGTCCGACACCATGTGGCCCACGACCGCCTGGCCGATGGTGGGCACCATGATCGTTTGCGTCATCGCGACCCTTGTAAGCGTCGTTGCCGTCAAGGCGTTCGACAGCGGCACCGAGAGCGTCTGA